In Zingiber officinale cultivar Zhangliang chromosome 6A, Zo_v1.1, whole genome shotgun sequence, a single genomic region encodes these proteins:
- the LOC121997543 gene encoding UDP-glycosyltransferase 89B2-like, protein MLASSARSPPETEMADERQVHLLLVPFPAAGHMLPLLDLARLLSESFHPAVIVTVAVTPKNVSLLAARCPAAAPLVLPFPSDPAILPGVENAHEDLSTDIRLLMRAFAGLHLPLLRWGQDHHPTALLSDYFCGWTNSLAAELGVPRLVFFPSGALCLSLVHSLWRRMPKRNNPKDPVEPILFPDLPGSPLYPWRHLTTIYRRYVEGDSLSEFAKEMFLANARSWGCVFNTFAELERTYLQHLRRDPGHARVWAVGPVALLPGTSAGLDERLAAWLGRFPEGSVVYVAFGSVVKLSPAQAEALAAGLEGSGARFVWATRGAVAMPMGFEERVAGRGLVLTGWAPQVAILNHAAVGAFISHCGWNSVLEAVAAGVSLLTWPMAADQFFNARLLEEEIGTAVRACEGGEEAVPEPEELARLVAETVGEAGRARRQKARELGRKAAEAVSEDGSSARDLADLVDELSKVAIDQTVGEQRV, encoded by the coding sequence ATGCTCGCCAGTTCAGCAAGAAGTCCACCAGAGACAGAGATGGCGGACGAGCGGCAAGTTCATCTCCTGTTGGTCCCGTTCCCGGCGGCGGGTCATATGCTGCCTCTTCTAGACCTCGCCCGCCTCCTCTCAGAAAGCTTCCACCCCGCTGTCATCGTCACAGTCGCCGTCACACCCAAAAACGTCTCTCTCCTCGCCGCCCGCTGCCCCGCCGCCGCCCCCCTCGTCCTCCCCTTCCCCTCCGACCCAGCCATCCTTCCAGGCGTCGAGAACGCTCACGAAGATCTATCTACCGACATTCGCCTCCTTATGCGCGCCTTCGCCGGCCTCCATCTCCCCCTCCTCCGCTGGGGCCAGGACCATCACCCCACCGCACTCCTCTCCGACTACTTCTGCGGCTGGACCAACAGCCTcgccgccgagctcggcgttcCTCGCCTCGTATTCTTCCCCTCCGGCGCGCTCTGCCTCTCTCTTGTCCACTCGCTCTGGCGCCGGATGCCAAAGAGGAACAACCCTAAGGATCCCGTCGAGCCCATACTCTTCCCCGATCTACCTGGTTCGCCGCTCTACCCGTGGCGCCACCTCACCACCATCTACCGCCGGTACGTCGAGGGCGACTCTCTGTCGGAGTTCGCTAAGGAAATGTTCCTCGCCAACGCCCGCAGCTGGGGCTGTGTCTTCAACACCTTCGCCGAGCTCGAGAGGACTTACCTCCAACACCTCCGGCGTGATCCAGGGCACGCCCGCGTCTGGGCTGTGGGACCCGTCGCCCTGCTTCCGGGGACCTCGGCCGGATTGGACGAGCGGCTGGCAGCTTGGCTCGGCAGATTCCCGGAGGGATCCGTCGTATACGTGGCCTTCGGGAGCGTGGTCAAGCTGTCGCCGGCGCAAGCGGAGGCGCTGGCTGCTGGGCTGGAAGGCAGCGGGGCTCGATTCGTGTGGGCGACCAGGGGGGCGGTGGCGATGCCGATGGGGTTCGAGGAGCGAGTGGCGGGGCGGGGCCTCGTGCTTACCGGGTGGGCGCCACAGGTGGCGATCCTGAACCACGCGGCGGTGGGGGCGTTCATCAGCCACTGCGGGTGGAACTCGGTACTGGAGGCTGTGGCGGCGGGGGTCTCGCTGCTGACGTGGCCGATGGCCGCCGACCAGTTCTTCAACGCGAGGCTGCTGGAGGAGGAGATAGGCACGGCGGTGAGGGCGTGCGAGGGCGGCGAGGAAGCCGTGCCAGAACCGGAGGAGCTGGCGCGCCTGGTGGCGGAGACGGTGGGCGAAGCTGGGAGGGCGCGGAGGCAGAAGGCGCGGGAGTTAGGGAGAAAGGCGGCAGAAGCGGTGTCAGAAGACGGCAGCTCGGCCAGAGATTTGGCGGACCTTGTAGACGAGCTGTCGAAGGTTGCAATAGATCAAACAGTTGGAGAGCAGAGAGTCTGA